One window of the Rhizorhabdus dicambivorans genome contains the following:
- the map gene encoding type I methionyl aminopeptidase: MERMTTYIQADATTASHPRTGAIKLHDSEGFAGMRAAGRLAAEILDALAPHVVPGVETQELDRIVYDMTIAGGAVPATMNYRGYTHSSCISINHVVCHGIPGDRTLKDGDIVNIDVTPLLDGWHGDSSRMFLVGDVGIKARRLVEVTYECLMLGIEQAKPGNRLGDIGFAIQRHAEKHRYGVVRDFCGHGLGRVFHDAPEVVHVGRPGTGPELRPGMFFTIEPMINIGRPDVKLLDDGWTAVTRDRSLSAQFEHSIGITEDGSEIFTASPKGLHKPPYM, encoded by the coding sequence ATGGAGCGCATGACGACCTATATCCAAGCCGACGCCACCACCGCCTCCCACCCGCGCACCGGCGCGATCAAGCTCCACGATTCCGAGGGTTTTGCCGGGATGCGCGCAGCTGGCCGTCTGGCCGCCGAGATCCTAGACGCGCTGGCGCCACATGTGGTGCCCGGCGTGGAGACCCAGGAACTGGACCGGATCGTCTATGACATGACGATCGCCGGCGGCGCGGTCCCGGCGACGATGAACTATCGCGGCTATACCCACAGCAGCTGCATCAGCATCAACCATGTCGTCTGCCACGGCATACCGGGTGATCGCACGCTGAAGGATGGTGACATCGTCAATATCGACGTTACCCCGCTGTTGGACGGCTGGCACGGCGACAGCAGCCGCATGTTCCTGGTCGGCGACGTCGGCATCAAGGCGCGGCGCCTGGTCGAGGTCACCTATGAATGTCTGATGCTGGGGATCGAGCAGGCAAAACCTGGCAACCGGCTGGGCGACATCGGCTTCGCCATCCAGCGCCACGCGGAAAAGCACCGCTACGGGGTGGTGCGCGATTTCTGCGGCCATGGCCTGGGCCGGGTGTTCCACGACGCACCGGAGGTCGTCCATGTCGGCCGCCCCGGCACCGGTCCGGAACTGCGGCCGGGCATGTTCTTCACGATCGAACCGATGATCAACATCGGCCGGCCCGACGTGAAGCTGCTCGACGACGGCTGGACGGCGGTAACGCGCGACCGTTCGCTATCGGCCCAGTTCGAGCATTCGATCGGTATCACCGAGGATGGCAGCGAGATCTTCACCGCCAGTCCGAAGGGGCTCCACAAGCCCCCCTATATGTGA
- a CDS encoding P-II family nitrogen regulator, producing MKKIEAIIKPFKLDEVKEALHEVGVSGITVTEAKGFGRQKGHTELYRGAEYVVDFLPKVKLEVVVEDSLADRVVEAIASAAQTGRIGDGKIFILPVEGAVRIRTGERDADAI from the coding sequence GTGAAAAAAATCGAAGCGATCATCAAGCCGTTCAAGCTGGATGAGGTCAAGGAAGCCCTCCACGAAGTGGGCGTTTCCGGTATCACGGTGACCGAAGCCAAGGGTTTCGGCCGTCAGAAGGGTCATACCGAGCTGTACCGCGGCGCGGAATATGTCGTCGATTTCCTGCCCAAGGTGAAGCTTGAGGTCGTGGTCGAGGACAGCCTTGCCGACCGGGTGGTCGAGGCGATCGCTTCCGCAGCGCAGACGGGTCGTATCGGCGACGGCAAGATCTTCATCCTGCCGGTCGAGGGTGCGGTCCGCATCCGGACAGGAGAGAGGGACGCGGACGCGATCTGA
- a CDS encoding TCR/Tet family MFS transporter — MAVSERGRGNATIFIVATILIDAIGFGIIIPVLPRLVMEVGRLDLAEATRMGGWIATAYALMQFLCGPLAGNLGDRFGRRPVLLLALAGLGIDYVLMGFAPTLAWLFAGRLIAGVFGASFSPATAALADITAPEDRAKRFGLVGAAFGLGFIIGPAVGGLLGEFGHRVPFYAAAILCAINLLFGLLFFPETLPPERRRPFSLSRANPIGALLSARKLKGVLGLAGILLLWNIASMVYPATWAFFSIAQYGWSNQMIGLSLALAGGSMLVVQGAVLGRVVRKLRERRTAMIGTAVAAAGYLGYALVPHAWFGLTMIVVTALQALIQPSLTALMSQRAPADAQGEMQGFIGSLNAIGAIAGPLLLNPTLSYFTGPNAPVHFPGAAFVIASAFAFAAFLSLALTRRIRDVGAAA; from the coding sequence ATGGCGGTTTCAGAGCGGGGCCGGGGCAACGCGACCATCTTCATCGTCGCGACGATCCTGATCGACGCGATCGGCTTCGGCATCATCATCCCGGTGCTGCCGCGCCTGGTGATGGAGGTCGGCCGCCTCGACCTGGCCGAGGCGACGCGGATGGGCGGCTGGATCGCCACCGCCTATGCGCTGATGCAGTTCCTGTGCGGCCCGCTTGCCGGCAATCTCGGCGATCGCTTCGGACGGCGGCCGGTGCTGCTGCTGGCTCTGGCCGGGCTCGGCATCGACTATGTGCTGATGGGCTTCGCCCCCACCCTCGCCTGGCTGTTCGCCGGGCGGCTGATCGCGGGGGTGTTCGGCGCCTCATTCAGCCCCGCCACCGCCGCGCTTGCCGACATCACCGCGCCGGAGGACCGCGCCAAGCGCTTCGGCCTCGTCGGGGCCGCCTTCGGCCTTGGTTTCATCATCGGCCCCGCGGTCGGCGGCCTGCTTGGCGAGTTCGGACACCGCGTGCCTTTCTATGCAGCCGCCATCTTGTGCGCGATCAATCTCCTGTTCGGCCTGCTTTTCTTTCCCGAGACGCTGCCGCCCGAACGCCGCCGCCCGTTCAGCCTTTCCCGCGCCAACCCGATCGGCGCGCTGCTGAGCGCCCGCAAGCTGAAGGGCGTCCTCGGCCTCGCCGGAATCCTGCTGCTCTGGAACATCGCCTCAATGGTCTATCCGGCGACCTGGGCTTTCTTCTCCATCGCGCAATATGGATGGTCGAACCAGATGATCGGCCTTTCGCTGGCGCTGGCAGGCGGATCGATGCTGGTGGTCCAGGGCGCAGTGCTGGGCCGGGTCGTCAGGAAATTGCGCGAACGCCGCACCGCGATGATCGGCACCGCGGTCGCGGCGGCGGGCTATCTCGGCTATGCGCTGGTGCCCCATGCCTGGTTCGGGCTGACGATGATCGTCGTCACAGCGCTCCAGGCGCTGATCCAGCCGTCATTGACCGCGCTGATGTCCCAGCGCGCGCCCGCCGATGCGCAGGGCGAGATGCAGGGCTTCATCGGCAGCCTCAATGCGATCGGCGCGATCGCGGGGCCGTTGCTGCTGAACCCGACGCTGTCTTATTTCACCGGGCCGAATGCGCCGGTGCACTTCCCGGGCGCCGCCTTCGTGATCGCTTCGGCCTTCGCCTTCGCGGCGTTCCTGTCGCTGGCGCTTACCCGGCGCATCCGGGATGTGGGAGCCGCCGCCTGA
- a CDS encoding TonB-dependent receptor domain-containing protein, translated as MAGMLASAGAPAIAQTAETQSQLVYPAAFFTTFSPANALEIVKRVPGFVLEEVDEEIRGFAQAAGNVVINGQRPSSKSDTIDVILSRIPANRVLRVEVSSGDRFGSDYSAKAQVLNLILSDSGGIAGTLEASAQREFTGHVFPTGSASALLKRGPSTFNLAVSLTNEQSTDEGIDLITALPGGALRERREKVNKTTAPFATASASWAYDAGANRTAHVNGRYSRFDFSLTQTNHVFPVGAGARDDRLLQRNHRHDFEIGGDVTRPLAGGGIKLIGLITRRTRDNRDVVLLRPIGAPSLGGSEQTLDDRKAESLARLVWNRSNLAGWTVEIGGEAVLNRLESDVGVFSVAPDGTRSRIPLPIDEAVVREKRAEAFVNAGRPLSSSLRLDLGLNYETSRLIVRGDAQAQRSLSFIKPKTIIDWRPKGGWHAQLSLSRTVAQLQFEDFISSVTLSSEQVEGGNANLVPQRAWELLATIERPILGDGLIKLELGHNRISQVQDRIPTPEGFDAPGNLGSGKEWIARAKLDAPLRGLGIKGGRLTLYGSYVGTSVVDPYTLRSRPFSNNRAFAYEANFRQDLGKFAWGLDVEGVTHATNFRRNETDRFSEHPTLDIFAEYRPSARTTLSVAVDNILQARISRLRTFYAPDRTNPAPNQQELRHRNRHVLPSIKVKHSFG; from the coding sequence ATGGCGGGGATGCTCGCCTCGGCGGGGGCGCCAGCCATCGCCCAGACCGCCGAAACCCAGAGTCAGCTGGTCTATCCGGCCGCCTTCTTCACCACCTTCTCCCCCGCCAATGCGCTGGAGATTGTCAAGCGCGTCCCCGGCTTCGTGCTGGAGGAGGTCGACGAGGAGATACGCGGCTTCGCCCAGGCGGCGGGTAATGTCGTGATCAACGGCCAGCGGCCAAGCTCCAAGTCCGATACGATCGATGTGATCCTGTCGCGCATTCCGGCCAATCGGGTGCTGCGGGTCGAGGTCAGCTCGGGTGACCGCTTCGGTTCCGACTATTCGGCCAAGGCGCAGGTGCTCAACCTGATCCTGAGTGACAGCGGCGGGATCGCCGGCACGCTGGAAGCTAGCGCGCAGCGCGAGTTTACCGGCCATGTCTTTCCGACCGGCAGCGCATCGGCGCTACTGAAGCGCGGCCCATCGACTTTCAATCTGGCGGTGTCGCTTACCAATGAACAGAGCACCGATGAGGGCATCGACCTGATCACCGCCCTGCCCGGCGGAGCGCTGCGCGAGCGGCGCGAGAAGGTGAACAAGACCACGGCCCCCTTCGCCACCGCCTCGGCCTCCTGGGCTTATGATGCCGGTGCCAACCGCACCGCCCATGTCAACGGCCGCTATTCGCGCTTCGATTTCTCGCTGACCCAAACCAACCATGTGTTTCCGGTGGGCGCGGGGGCCCGAGACGACCGGCTGCTCCAGCGCAATCACCGCCATGATTTCGAGATTGGCGGCGATGTCACCCGACCCCTCGCTGGCGGCGGCATCAAGCTGATTGGCCTGATCACGCGGCGGACCCGCGACAACAGGGACGTGGTGCTGCTACGTCCGATCGGTGCGCCCAGCCTGGGCGGGTCCGAACAGACCCTCGACGATCGCAAGGCCGAGAGCCTGGCCCGTCTCGTCTGGAACCGGAGCAATCTGGCCGGCTGGACCGTGGAGATCGGCGGAGAGGCCGTGCTCAACCGACTGGAAAGCGATGTCGGCGTGTTCAGCGTCGCGCCGGATGGAACGCGCAGCCGCATTCCGCTTCCGATCGATGAGGCGGTGGTCCGCGAGAAGCGCGCCGAAGCCTTCGTCAACGCCGGACGGCCGCTGAGCTCAAGCCTGCGGCTCGACCTCGGCCTGAACTATGAGACGTCGCGTCTGATCGTGCGCGGCGACGCGCAGGCGCAGCGCTCGCTGAGCTTCATCAAGCCCAAGACGATCATCGACTGGCGCCCCAAGGGCGGCTGGCACGCGCAGCTGTCGCTGAGCCGTACCGTCGCCCAACTGCAGTTCGAGGATTTCATAAGCAGCGTCACCCTATCGAGCGAGCAGGTGGAAGGCGGCAACGCCAATCTGGTGCCCCAGCGCGCCTGGGAACTGCTGGCGACGATCGAGCGCCCGATCCTGGGCGATGGGCTGATCAAGCTCGAACTGGGCCACAACCGCATCTCCCAGGTCCAGGATCGTATCCCCACCCCCGAGGGTTTCGACGCGCCGGGCAATCTCGGCAGCGGCAAGGAATGGATCGCGCGCGCCAAGCTCGACGCGCCGCTGCGCGGCCTGGGCATCAAGGGCGGGCGGCTGACGCTGTACGGTTCCTATGTGGGAACCAGCGTCGTCGATCCCTACACGCTCCGCAGCCGCCCGTTCTCGAACAACCGCGCCTTCGCTTACGAAGCCAATTTCCGCCAGGATCTCGGCAAGTTCGCCTGGGGGCTCGACGTCGAGGGCGTCACCCACGCCACCAACTTTCGGCGTAACGAAACCGATCGCTTCTCCGAACATCCGACCCTGGACATCTTCGCCGAATATCGGCCCAGCGCACGGACGACGCTGAGCGTAGCGGTCGACAACATCCTCCAGGCCCGGATCAGCCGCCTTCGCACCTTCTACGCGCCAGACCGGACCAACCCGGCCCCCAATCAGCAGGAACTGCGCCACCGCAACCGGCATGTGCTGCCGTCGATCAAGGTGAAGCACAGCTTCGGCTAG
- a CDS encoding prolyl oligopeptidase family serine peptidase, whose protein sequence is MPRPLFACSPMLLALGMSVATSTVTLAAPLAYPATERTDVAEQQFGETIADPYRWLENDVRVDPRVRAWVTAQNEATNTYLDTLPGRAGIKARLSQLWNYERFGIPEKAGGNYFYTRNSGLQNQSVLFVRKGLDGTPRQLIDPNLWAKDGATALAEWVPAKDGKRLAYAVQDGGTDWRTIRILDVATGEPLPDEIKWAKFTAISWAHDGSGIFYSRFSEPRAGEVYQALNENQQVYFHRIGTPQSADRLVYATPDRPKLNHDATVSDDGGWLVIRSSEGTDERYELVLLDLRKPDAKPFVLVRGLDHNWVPVGSQGDRLTFITNKDAPLQKLVAFDMADPPKAAATMRDIVPQSTSMIDGATMVGDSILVAYLVDAKSEVRRFGLDGTARGKVPLPGIGTAQGFEGEAGDPETFFSFASFNLPNSIYRYDTDSGKVTPFALPKVAFDPGDYVVEQRFYASKDGTRVPMFVVHKKGLDHRGGAPTLLYAYGGFNLAQRPGFNPANLAWMEMGGVYALANIRGGSEYGEAWHDGGRLAAKQNVFDDFIAAGEYLIAQGITTSDKLAIQGRSNGGLLIGAVVNQRPDLFAAALPQVGVMDMLRFDRFTAGRYWVDDYGYPAKEADFRVLRAYSPYHNIDSGRRYPAILTTTADTDDRVVPGHSFKYVAALQAADIGDRPHLARIETRAGHGSGKPTDKLIEEYADMWAFAAKWTGLEMPSGR, encoded by the coding sequence ATGCCGCGCCCCCTGTTCGCCTGCTCCCCCATGCTCCTCGCCCTCGGCATGAGCGTCGCCACGTCCACTGTCACGCTGGCGGCCCCCCTCGCCTATCCCGCCACCGAGCGGACCGATGTCGCCGAGCAGCAGTTCGGCGAAACGATCGCCGACCCCTATCGCTGGCTGGAGAATGACGTCCGCGTCGATCCCAGGGTGCGCGCCTGGGTGACCGCGCAGAACGAAGCGACCAACACCTATCTCGATACCCTGCCCGGCCGCGCCGGGATCAAGGCGCGCCTGTCGCAGCTCTGGAATTATGAGCGCTTCGGCATCCCCGAAAAGGCGGGCGGGAATTACTTCTACACGCGCAACAGCGGCCTGCAGAATCAGTCGGTGCTGTTCGTGCGCAAAGGGCTGGACGGCACGCCGCGCCAGCTGATCGATCCCAATCTCTGGGCGAAGGACGGTGCGACGGCGCTCGCCGAATGGGTACCCGCGAAGGACGGCAAGCGGCTGGCCTATGCGGTTCAGGACGGCGGCACCGACTGGCGGACGATCCGCATCCTCGATGTCGCCACGGGTGAGCCGCTCCCAGACGAGATCAAATGGGCCAAGTTCACCGCCATTTCCTGGGCGCATGACGGATCGGGCATCTTCTACTCCCGCTTCTCCGAGCCGCGCGCGGGGGAGGTCTATCAGGCGCTCAACGAGAACCAGCAGGTCTATTTCCACAGGATCGGCACCCCGCAGAGCGCCGACCGGCTGGTCTACGCCACCCCCGACCGCCCCAAGCTGAACCATGATGCCACCGTCAGCGACGACGGCGGCTGGCTGGTGATCCGGTCGTCCGAGGGCACGGACGAACGCTATGAGCTGGTGCTGCTCGACCTGCGCAAGCCCGACGCGAAGCCCTTCGTCCTGGTACGCGGGCTCGACCACAATTGGGTGCCGGTCGGATCGCAGGGCGACCGGCTGACCTTCATCACCAACAAGGATGCGCCGCTTCAGAAACTGGTGGCCTTCGACATGGCGGATCCGCCCAAAGCCGCGGCGACGATGCGCGATATCGTGCCCCAGTCGACCTCGATGATCGACGGCGCCACCATGGTCGGAGATTCGATCCTTGTCGCCTATCTAGTCGATGCCAAGAGCGAGGTGCGCCGCTTCGGCCTGGACGGCACGGCACGGGGCAAGGTTCCCCTCCCCGGCATCGGCACCGCGCAGGGCTTCGAGGGCGAGGCCGGCGATCCCGAGACCTTCTTCTCCTTCGCCAGCTTCAATCTGCCGAACTCGATCTATCGCTACGATACGGACAGCGGAAAGGTGACGCCCTTCGCGCTGCCCAAGGTGGCGTTCGATCCCGGCGATTATGTCGTCGAGCAACGCTTCTACGCGTCGAAGGACGGCACCCGCGTGCCGATGTTCGTGGTCCACAAGAAGGGCCTCGATCATCGCGGCGGCGCGCCGACCCTGCTCTATGCCTACGGGGGCTTCAACCTCGCCCAGCGGCCGGGCTTCAACCCCGCGAACCTCGCCTGGATGGAGATGGGCGGCGTCTATGCACTCGCCAATATCCGGGGCGGCAGCGAATATGGCGAGGCCTGGCACGATGGCGGGCGCCTCGCGGCCAAGCAGAATGTGTTCGATGACTTCATCGCCGCCGGCGAATATCTGATCGCGCAGGGGATCACGACCAGCGACAAGTTGGCGATTCAGGGGCGCTCCAATGGCGGCCTGCTGATCGGCGCGGTCGTCAACCAGCGGCCCGATCTGTTCGCCGCCGCACTGCCTCAGGTGGGGGTGATGGACATGCTCCGCTTCGACCGCTTCACCGCCGGGCGCTATTGGGTCGACGACTATGGTTATCCGGCGAAGGAAGCCGATTTCCGCGTGCTGCGCGCCTATTCGCCCTACCACAACATCGACAGCGGCCGGCGCTATCCGGCGATCCTGACCACCACGGCCGACACCGACGATCGGGTGGTGCCCGGCCACAGCTTCAAATATGTCGCCGCCCTTCAGGCCGCCGATATCGGCGACCGGCCGCACCTCGCCCGGATCGAGACCCGCGCCGGCCACGGATCGGGCAAGCCCACCGACAAGCTGATCGAGGAATATGCCGACATGTGGGCCTTCGCGGCGAAGTGGACAGGCCTGGAGATGCCCTCCGGACGCTGA
- the glnA gene encoding type I glutamate--ammonia ligase: MANKPADVLKVIKDKEIEWVDLRFTDPKGKWQHLTMCAGVVGEDELTDGFMFDGSSIEGWKAINESDMILKPDLDAIWVDPFSATPMLILVCDIVEPSTGELYSRDPRSTAKRAEAYVKSIGIGDTVYVGPEAEFFMFDDVQFDTTYNSSYYKLDDVELPTNTGRPLEGGNLGHRPRAKGGYFPVAPVDSAVDIRAEMVSTMLEMGLPCDKHHHEVAAAQHELGLTFGTLVTTADRMQIYKYVCWQVAQAYGKTVTFMPKPIKEDNGSGMHTHMSIWDGGKPLFAGNGYAGLSDTCLYFIGGVIKHAKALNAFTNPTTNSYKRLVPGYEAPVLLAYSARNRSASCRIPYGTGAKAKRVEFRFPDAMANPYLCYAALLMAGLDGIENKIHPGEAMDKNLYDLPPEELAEVPTVCGSLREALNSLQADHAFLTKGGVFTDDQIESYIELKWPEVARWEMTPSPVEFDMYFSS, encoded by the coding sequence ATGGCTAACAAGCCCGCTGACGTTCTGAAGGTTATCAAGGACAAGGAGATCGAGTGGGTCGATCTTCGTTTCACCGACCCGAAGGGCAAGTGGCAGCATCTGACGATGTGTGCCGGCGTCGTCGGCGAGGATGAACTGACCGACGGCTTCATGTTCGACGGTTCGTCGATCGAGGGCTGGAAGGCCATCAACGAGTCCGACATGATCCTGAAGCCGGATCTCGACGCCATCTGGGTCGACCCCTTCTCGGCCACCCCGATGCTGATCCTGGTCTGCGACATCGTCGAGCCGTCGACCGGCGAGCTCTACTCGCGCGATCCGCGCTCGACCGCGAAGCGCGCCGAGGCCTATGTGAAGTCGATCGGTATCGGCGACACCGTCTATGTCGGCCCCGAGGCCGAGTTCTTCATGTTCGACGACGTCCAGTTCGATACCACCTATAATTCGAGCTATTACAAGCTCGACGACGTCGAACTGCCGACCAACACCGGCCGTCCGCTCGAGGGCGGCAACCTCGGCCACCGTCCGCGCGCCAAGGGCGGCTATTTCCCGGTCGCTCCGGTCGACAGCGCGGTCGACATCCGCGCCGAGATGGTCTCGACCATGCTGGAGATGGGCCTCCCCTGCGACAAGCACCACCATGAGGTGGCCGCCGCGCAGCACGAGCTGGGCCTGACCTTCGGCACGCTGGTCACCACCGCCGACCGCATGCAGATCTATAAGTATGTCTGCTGGCAGGTCGCTCAGGCCTACGGCAAGACCGTTACCTTCATGCCGAAGCCGATCAAGGAAGATAACGGCTCGGGCATGCACACCCACATGTCGATCTGGGACGGCGGCAAGCCGCTGTTCGCGGGCAACGGCTATGCGGGCCTGTCGGACACCTGCCTGTATTTCATCGGCGGCGTGATCAAGCATGCCAAGGCGCTGAACGCCTTCACCAACCCGACCACCAACAGCTACAAGCGTCTGGTGCCGGGCTATGAGGCGCCGGTGCTGCTCGCCTATTCGGCACGCAACCGCTCGGCCTCGTGCCGCATTCCGTACGGCACGGGCGCGAAGGCGAAGCGCGTCGAGTTCCGCTTCCCCGACGCGATGGCCAATCCGTATCTCTGCTATGCGGCGCTGCTGATGGCCGGCCTCGACGGGATCGAGAACAAGATCCATCCGGGAGAGGCGATGGACAAGAACCTCTATGACCTTCCCCCGGAAGAGCTGGCCGAGGTTCCGACCGTCTGCGGTTCGCTGCGCGAAGCGCTGAACTCGCTCCAGGCCGATCACGCCTTCCTGACCAAGGGCGGCGTGTTCACCGACGACCAGATCGAGTCGTACATCGAGCTCAAGTGGCCGGAAGTCGCCCGCTGGGAGATGACCCCGAGCCCCGTCGAGTTCGACATGTACTTCTCGTCCTGA
- a CDS encoding competence/damage-inducible protein A — MTAPERDEKIWTAALLIIGDEILSGRTQDKNIAQVALWLNLQGIRLGEVRVVPDKLELIGEAVLQLKARNDYLFTTGGIGPTHDDITVDAIAAALGVDVVIHPRARAVLEEYYVTRGGLTDARLRMARVPDGAELIENRMSGAPGIRMGNIFILAGVPHIAGMMLEALTNQLEGGLPMLSRTLGCWVPESEVADLLRETEKAHAGSQIGSYPFFREGKVGANFVVRSTDPDTVDRCIAAIGSGLVSLGYAPVADGI, encoded by the coding sequence ATGACCGCGCCCGAACGAGACGAAAAGATCTGGACCGCCGCACTGCTGATCATCGGCGACGAGATTCTTTCCGGCCGTACCCAGGACAAGAATATCGCGCAGGTGGCGCTCTGGCTGAATCTTCAGGGAATCAGACTGGGCGAGGTGCGGGTGGTTCCAGACAAGCTCGAATTGATCGGCGAGGCCGTGCTCCAGCTCAAGGCGCGCAACGACTATCTGTTCACCACGGGCGGGATCGGCCCGACCCATGACGACATCACCGTTGATGCGATCGCGGCGGCGCTGGGCGTGGACGTCGTCATCCATCCGCGGGCGCGCGCGGTTCTGGAGGAATATTATGTGACGCGCGGCGGGCTGACCGACGCGCGGCTGCGCATGGCGCGCGTGCCCGATGGCGCCGAACTGATCGAGAACCGCATGTCGGGCGCGCCCGGCATCCGCATGGGCAACATCTTCATCCTGGCCGGCGTGCCGCACATCGCGGGAATGATGCTGGAGGCGCTGACCAACCAGCTGGAGGGCGGGCTGCCGATGCTGTCGCGCACCTTGGGCTGCTGGGTGCCGGAGAGCGAGGTGGCCGATCTGCTGCGCGAGACCGAGAAGGCCCATGCCGGGTCGCAGATCGGCAGCTATCCCTTCTTCCGCGAAGGCAAGGTCGGCGCCAATTTCGTAGTGCGATCGACCGATCCCGACACGGTTGACCGTTGCATCGCTGCGATCGGCAGCGGGCTGGTCTCGCTGGGCTATGCGCCCGTCGCTGACGGAATCTGA
- a CDS encoding multidrug effflux MFS transporter, giving the protein MNAPDTRVSDRGGHGLPFHEFVALMASLMAVNALGIDVMLPALGRIGNDLGVSVENHQQLVIVAYVGCFGIGQLFYGPLADRYGRRPVLLAAMAIYAIMSFIAAHAASFDLLLAARACQGFSAASSRVLSISIIRDCYSGRRMARVMSLAFMAFLIVPVAAPSLGQLVLLVAPWHWIFYALGAFSLLVGLWAWLRLPETLPPDRRQSIHPRNIGSAATSTLTDRYSLGYTLAGGLLYGSMMGFLTSSRQIFDHSFGAPQFFALGFALVAGAMAVAALLNSHIVERLGMRAVSHGALLGMIVLSLVRLVVLLSGHETLWVFISLHGLTMFLFGLTGSNFGAMAMEPMDRIAGTASSIQGFLSNGVGTAVGLLIGQSFAGSTLPLTLGFLLCTIVSLAIVLIVERGRLFRPHNAPSVQPLP; this is encoded by the coding sequence ATGAACGCGCCCGACACCAGAGTTTCCGATCGCGGAGGGCATGGCCTGCCGTTCCACGAATTCGTGGCGCTGATGGCCTCGCTGATGGCGGTGAACGCGCTCGGCATAGACGTCATGCTGCCCGCGCTTGGCCGGATCGGGAACGATCTGGGCGTGTCGGTCGAAAATCATCAGCAGCTCGTCATCGTCGCCTATGTGGGCTGCTTCGGGATCGGCCAGCTCTTCTACGGCCCGCTGGCGGACCGGTACGGCCGACGGCCGGTGCTGCTCGCCGCCATGGCGATCTACGCGATCATGTCGTTCATCGCGGCCCATGCCGCCAGCTTCGATCTGCTGCTGGCCGCGCGCGCCTGCCAGGGCTTCTCCGCGGCGTCCAGCCGGGTGCTCAGCATCTCGATCATCCGGGACTGCTATTCGGGGCGACGCATGGCGCGGGTGATGTCGCTGGCCTTCATGGCCTTCCTGATCGTGCCGGTGGCGGCGCCGAGCCTGGGCCAGCTGGTGCTGCTGGTCGCGCCATGGCACTGGATATTCTACGCGCTCGGCGCCTTCAGCCTGCTCGTGGGACTGTGGGCCTGGCTGCGCCTTCCGGAGACATTGCCTCCCGACCGCCGGCAGTCGATCCACCCCCGCAACATCGGCAGTGCGGCGACCTCGACACTGACCGACCGCTATTCGCTCGGCTACACGCTTGCCGGCGGCCTGCTCTACGGCTCTATGATGGGCTTCCTCACCAGCAGCCGGCAGATATTCGACCACAGCTTCGGCGCACCGCAATTCTTCGCGCTCGGCTTCGCGCTGGTGGCGGGAGCGATGGCGGTCGCCGCCCTGCTCAATTCGCATATCGTCGAACGGCTGGGGATGAGGGCGGTTTCGCACGGAGCATTGCTGGGAATGATCGTGCTGAGCCTGGTTCGCCTTGTCGTCCTGCTGTCGGGGCACGAAACACTGTGGGTCTTCATCTCGCTGCACGGGCTGACCATGTTCCTGTTCGGCCTCACCGGATCCAATTTCGGCGCCATGGCGATGGAGCCGATGGACAGGATCGCCGGCACAGCCTCGTCGATACAGGGTTTCCTCTCCAACGGCGTGGGAACCGCCGTGGGATTGTTGATCGGGCAATCCTTCGCGGGCTCCACCCTCCCGCTCACCCTGGGCTTCCTGCTCTGCACGATCGTTTCGCTGGCGATCGTCCTGATTGTGGAACGCGGGCGGCTGTTCCGGCCGCACAACGCCCCGTCGGTCCAGCCGCTGCCCTGA